Proteins found in one Panicum hallii strain FIL2 chromosome 4, PHallii_v3.1, whole genome shotgun sequence genomic segment:
- the LOC112890445 gene encoding uncharacterized protein LOC112890445: MISNHFQSNRVPRVIYLSHAFHTMTQGDLSISDYGQEMKKAADALRDVGQPIPEDTLVLNLLRGLNPRFLSSVDYIAGMNLDFAGALNQLAIKELRLANTNKVAASTALIASTNPSYGSSCRSSTSSSAPPQQPSGQ, encoded by the coding sequence ATGATCTCCAACCACTTCCAGTCCAATAGGGTGCCGCGAGTGATCTACCTGAGCCACGCCTTCCACACCATGACTCAAGGCGATCTCTCGATCTCCGACTACGGTCAGGAGATGAAGAAGGCCGCTGACGCCCTCCGCGATGTCGGGCAACCTATTCCGGAGGACACCCTGGTTCTCAATCTCCTTCGAGGATTGAACCCTCGCTTCCTCTCCTCCGTCGACTACATCGCCGGCATGAACCTCGACTTTGCCGGTGCCCTCAACCAACTCGCCATCAAGGAACTTCGCCTCGCCAACACCAATAAGGTCGCTGCGTCCACCGCCCTTATCGCCTCCACCAACCCCTCCTATGGCTCATCTTGCcgctcctccacctcctcgtcgGCGCCCCCGCAGCAGCCCAGCGGCCAGTAG